aatgtaggtgaatacgagaacgcaagtgacctttggaaaaaggtaattgcgcttcatgagagtcctacaccaaTCCAAGgagaggaggagcccaaggagaatgactcattggtccaagaggagaaggaccaatcgaatgttgatacgtgttcaacatccgaggaggagaaggaagatgaggaggtatcatccacatcttcaagggagaaaGAAGTGGAgtcgtccacatcttcaagtgaagaggaagaagagcaatccaaggaagatgagatattggaagctcaaccctccacctcaactaccaataagagcacaaaggactacatcaaatgttttgagtgtggtaagatggggcactacaagagtaggtgtccttcgctcaagaaggtaaaggaggtaaaccctaaactcactaaagttaatttagaaactaatgtgagttgtaggaagaagaagaaggagaagaagaagcacattaggtgtttcatgtgtggtgagtggggacactaccacacaaagtgcccaaggagaggagagctcaagaaattggcgcacttgaagaagtgggagaagaagtggaggaagaatggaggcttatgtcaagggggagctccaaaggtaaagggtaaggtaaaccctaatttgaatttaagttcaaattcaaattcctccatgcatgttaaaaataatatgaattattttcccatggaatttatggttttagatataatgataggaatagggttaatgtaggtgataaccctaggaaatcattttcaaatgatagacctaaaaggaaacaacttatcttgcctaaggagaagaaggtggttgaaaacctaggcattaatcccaagaaagggagacatatgcctaggaaggtgggtaggtctagggatgcccaaggtggacatgttgactttagggttagaaccctagaattggaaaatcaagccttgaagacaaagcttgaggaaatggagaaaatcctagagaggttcattattggacctaaaggacttgacatatatttgggtggtcaaagacccaaaaatgtcaaattaggtccctccaagaccaaaaggaggtcaagtgctaaggtagcacatgacattggtaagagaGGTGTGACCAAAgataagggagagtcatccaaggccaataagaaggaatatgctagggtggcatataattatggcaaggatgggatgtccaaggttaaggacaagaagaaattaaccaaagacaatgtgtctaaggttaagaatgtgagttttgtaggccaagtatcacccgaggtgcaccgaagtggcctagacatagtggatgagtcaccaagggaggtgactaaggttaagattcctaaggttaggaagagcctttgggacccatggtagatgggttatcaaatgtgccaagtggttaggagacggacttaagtctctaacatagtgggttggcacaattgagttgagtttcatgcatagaaatatgaattgggttcatattgcatgaaaattagtttttgatgtatagattccatataaactaatgctagtgatgcattatggtttagtatgggcagatacatcaagaggaagccaaaactaggactttaggtcaaggttcaattgaactttttagctagttttgtgttttgtgtcaatcttgggattggtaatagatacattttgtaatgtatttttcccaagtatacaagggtacaatagacctctccacaaaatttggggatttttggaggtctagggaatttctggtgcatttctgaagttgacctaaaaaggctgattttttcagaaatagggtaccagtcgactggtacagataccagtcgactggtaacagtgtttttgagcacagaatgcctctgtaagctcattttgtcgatatcagtcaactggtgatgataccagtcgactggtaacagtagatttcgaccacagaatgcttctgtaaggttctgtcaaagggggcagtcgactggtacctagttcagtcgactgataccagcctaaaaatattttttttaacgttgttcttgaccatgtcaactcgtttaaatgtatgagatccatgggggataaatacatgagtttatggttaatttggatgacatgttttcaacaattgggatattgttggagctctttttgatgtatggcaaagggggagaagtctaggtttaagtgagaaacctatacacctttgcaagaaatcctaacttgagggagagcttaggtaaagggggagcgattgtttaggcaaagggggagaagtttacctttgcgggaaatcctagctcaagggggagcttaggtgaaggggaagCCTagagatttaggttccattatttatgcatgagttgatttgcatatttatttgcatatttattgcatttatgtttccctaacttaaacaggttgccaaacatcaaaaagggggagattgttggagcaatctaggtgccctaagttttgatgtttgtgcaaaggtttaagttaggtttattgttgtatttgatatgcattgtgagtgtgcaggatacaggtacaacaaggaaagtccaagggtgagtcttggcggtgtaagtccaagcatgtagtcttggcaacgtaagtccaagtgtgatccaaggatgagtcttggcggtgtaagtccaagcatgtagtcttggcaacgtaagtccaagtgtgacttggcaatggatgaagtcccggaggcgcgacctcttggcaaaggaagacccgacaacaatgacaaggccgatggaagctccagaaggcaagacgtgaaggatggggaggcatccgagggacgcaaggctgatggaggaggctagaaggctaggtctaggttggtcgggcgagaacgagtgctgagtgaatgtactcgaggtaaaatcctagaattagggtttactgtagcagtactgtagcgttactgtagcagtcgactggtgactgtagcagtcgactggtgcactgtagagagccgttgggctgacaccagtcgactggtgcaaggaccagtcgactggtaacgggcaaatcagcttactgatttgttccaagctctataagaaggagcttgggatggccggccaaggtgacgaaattagacttggttaaagcctaattagtagtcaccaaacgtgctcaaggttctcttgtgtccaagtgttcttggttggtgttgtggtgaggtttctccacccacaaagaggttgagctagccggagtttgccggggactaatccaccgacggattgagggatcgtccaccttacggacacgccgtggagtaggagcaagttatctccgaaccacgtaaacgccttgtgttagggtttgtgtttggtttgttgtcttcttccttattgtttttaggttaactttcatatttgttagtttgtttttgtattccgctgtgcactaacattataggaagtaaagttttgggtgagatgctattcacccccctctagcggacgtcaaggtcctaacaaggacttccgagcggcattcctacatcactttgctagtagtcgccgccaccagaaaacgagcgtgaatCTTTTCTCATTGAAGCAAAGGCCCCGAGAGGCCCTGAGGGCCTATATCCAGCACTTCAATCAGGTATCGATGAACATTCCAGCAGTCTCCTCATATGTGTTGGTGAACACCTTCACCCAAGGCTCACCGAGGGAgagttcttccgatcactcattcggcgGCCGCCGAAGGACTTTAGTCATCTCCAAAAGAAGGTCAatgaatacattaatgtggaagaagtccaggcggcaaggaagaaggagatgacCGTCGAGCCCGCAAGAGCATCCGAGCGGCGTCAACCGAGCCGTCATCAACCACCTAAAGGGCCTCGGCCGGGCGCCCTTCCACACTAGGAGACTAGGCCACATGTCGTACAGCAGGTGGCAGTCGCTCGTCCAAGAGGCAAGAGTTGGGCACCGATGTTTTGCACCTTCCATCAGTCGATGACGCACAACACCAGGGACTGCTACGACCTAGCAGCTAGTAGGTCGGTTCCACGTGGATATCGCTGTCGATCGCCACTTCCATACCAACGTCACCAAAGCCAATCTGCAGAACGAAGGGAGGAGGAAAGGACGACCGAGCCACGCCACCTCCAACTACAAAGGGACCGAATCCTTACCCGAGCCTCCTCCAAACGGACCAGACCGTCCGCAAGGGAAGAAGAGAACAAGAGTAATGTCGCTCGGGGGGAGATAGGAATGATCACCGGTGGGCTGAGCGGCGAagattctaaccgagcaaggaaattGCATACGCAGTGGCTCGAGATCCACATTGTTGGCTGCAGCAAGGAGAAAGCTAAGGGACCCGAGATTAGCTTTAGTCCTAaggatttggagggagtggaggtccCCCACGACGATGCATTAATCATCCGAGCAGTAATTGCCAATTATACAATCCACCaaacttttattgatacagggagctcggtaAATATCATATACAGAAAGACATTCGATCAATTGCAAATTGACCAGAGTGAACTGCTGCCAATGACGACTCCGCTCTATGGCTTCACAAGCAATGAAGTGTTGCTGATCGGCCAGATCAAGTTGGTCATCTCACTCGGAGAAGAACCCCTGAAGTGAACAGGGACCATAAATTTCATAGTGGTAGATGTGCCCTCAGCCCACAACATCATTTTGGGCCGATCGGcactcaatgagttccgagcggtgGTGTCCACCTACTGATAGAAGATTAAATTCCCGGTGGACGGTAAGGTaggagaagtcaaaggagatcaGTTAGCTGCTCGAtgatgttacgtcgagatggtcaagtctgaAGCAAGAGTTACTCGAAAAAACTCGCGTTTGGAAGTAAACGCCATCattgaacccccccccccccccagcaaCTACCTTCATCGCTGTCGATCTAGAGGGCAAGAAAAAGGCGATCACTAACTAGGAGATCCTCAGAGACTTACGAACTAGACTCGACCACGCAGGAGgtagctgggtcgacgagctctcAAGCGTCTTGTGGCCACTTCGCACGACTCCAAAAGAGGCGACCGGCGTAACACCATTCCAACTGATGTACAGAGGAGAAGTGGTGGTTCCTGTGGAGATTGGAGTAGAATCTAACGGGGTGCAACTCTACGACGAGGGAAATGGCGAGCGAAGgttaatggagctcgacttggtggatgaagcgcGAGATAAAGTGGTTGTTCGGCTAATGGCTTACCGATAgcggatgagacagaactacaataggagggtgatcccgaggtccttccagtTCAGTGATCTGGTGTGGAAGAAAAGCAAGTCAGTGGGCAACGTCACCAAACTCGAGGCAccatgggtgggaccttacaaggtcgTACAGAAACTCCGCTCGGGGGCTTATTACTTGGAAGACGAAAACAGGAGATGACTCGAGTGGCCAttgagcgcaaatcatctccaatcCTACAGGCGGGGGTGAGAGGTGCGTGAGCAAATATAAATGTACTTGTGTATATGCCTTCTGGATGCAAGGCCGACATAAACAAAAACTAAGTTTTCCAGACTCTTGGGCTGACCAGgacaagttaaaagtcgagcgacgactataaacctttgtttccatcaacggtcgagcggcgaccttaaacccttgtctgcATTAacggtcgagtggtgaccttaaactcctatcgtcatcaacgatcgagcggcgaccttaaactcttgtcttcaccaatggtcgagcaacgaccttaaacccttgtctccatcaacggttgaACGATGACCTTAAATCTCTGTTGTCATTAACAatcgaacgacgaccttaaactcttgtcttcaccaactatcgagcgacgaccttaaactcttgtctccatcaacggtcgagcgacgaccttaaactcttgtctccatcaacggtcgagcaacgaccttgaACCTCTGTCGTCATCaatggttgagcggcgaccttaaacccttgtctccatcaatggttgagcggcgaccttaaacccttgtctccgtcaacggtcgagcggtgaccatAAAGTCTTGCCTTCACAAAcggtcaagcggtgaccttaaactcttatctccattgacggtcgagtggcgaccttaaatcccCTGTCATCATCAAtgatcgagtggcgacgttaaactcttgtcttcaccaacggtcgagtgacgatcttaaactcttgtctccatcaacggtcgatcggtgaccttaaactcttgtctccatcaacagtTGAGCgccgaccttaaacccttgtctccatcaacggtcgagcggcgaccttaaactcctgtcaTTATCAAcgatcgagcagcgaccttaaactcttgtcttcaccaacggtcgagcggcgaccttaaactcttgtctccatcaatggtcgagcggcgaccttaaactcttgtcgtcatcaacggtcgagcggcgatcttaaaccctTATCTCTGTCAACGGTCgaacggcgaccttaaacccttgtctccatcaacggtcgagcgacgaccttaaacccgtgtcatcatcaacggtcgagcagcgaccttaaactcttgtcttcaccaacggtcaagcggcgaccttaaactcttatctccaccaactgtcgagcggcgaccttaaactcttgtctctatcaacggtcaagcgacgaccttaaaccaaTATCTTCATCATCGTTCAAGCGGTAAACTTAAACTCGAAACTGATCAGTCGGATAAACAGATAAACTCACTGCCAATCAGTAAAGCCACACTTGAGTTTACGCGACACTGGAAAAATGAGTCGAAAAATTAAAACCGCCTGTATAGATAAACAGATAAACTCATAATCGCTGCACAGGCTCGGGCGTCAGCCCATATCTATACAAGCGGACCCTGAATGATTATCTAGTGCTCGGGGGCTTAGAATTCAGCGCCTTCCGACTCTCACCACTCCTCAGTCGGAAGATGGAAAACCATCGTTATGTGGCGTTGACCGCTTGGGGCTGATTAGGCCGAGGTTACTCTGTCGGACAGCCGAGACGTTGATGCCGGCCAGATACCAAACTTTTGAACCTTCGGTGGCGACGACATGAAAGAACTGGCGGCACGCAAATAGTTCCCTGTGGCAAACCGAATAGGGATGGTGTCCGATCAGATAATGTAGGGGGAACGGTGGCCGTAGCAGAAGCTGACATCAAGGTTTCAACCAGCTTGGCAGAAGGAAGGTGCGGGCTAGTTCTGGTGGGGTCCACACCACAGAGGAAGCGGATCGCAATGTAGCCTCCGCCCGACGCCTCTTGCGGTTTATCAGTGGTTCCCCAGAAGATGTCAAGTCTGATGCCCCCTTAACTGGAATCACAAGCAGTCGTGCGGAGGGAGGATTTGATGCACCAACCGCTCCACCATTGGGTATCCGGCTAGCTATCCCCTCGCTCACTAGGGTTGGCGCTCCCTCTCTCTCTCCAAGCGGGTCTTTTTATGAGTCGATCGGCTGTAAATCGCGGTTCTCCAACTCAGCCACGACCGCAACATTGATCTCTGCATCCGCGAGTTTGGCTTTGTCGGCCAGACGTGCCCTTTGCATTATGTGAGTTGGAAAAATGGAGAAAcaatcagttagattcaatgaAAAAGATGACAAAGAGCATACCTAAGCTGGTCGAGAGCTTCGTGTGGATCGGGCTCAAGAAGAACACATAGAGGACTCCCTTATGCAACAATTTATGGATATGGTATTTCTGTCCGGCCAATTGTGAAGCAACATGGAGGTAGTCCGAGCGGCTTTTACACTTTTTGAGTTTCAGTTGGTTCGCCACTTCCAGCCACCAGCCTGCCGTGAAATTGGGCCGCTTGGGAAATCGAACAAAAAGGTAGTAgttcttccaatgtttgttggaggacGACATCTTGTCAAAAAAGACTAAGTCCACTTGGGCTTGAAAAGGAAAAGTCCTCGACTTGGacaatttgggataatagaaatagtggaaAAGCCGAGGAGTAAGAGAAATATCGTGCTGGCGGAACGAAACAATGACCCCGCACAGTAGCCGAAAGGAGTTCAACACTAGTTGGTGGACAGAAATACAAGAAAATTTACAAATAGCATAAATGAAAGGGTGGATCGGGAACCTCAGATCGGCGGTAAATTAGTCCCTGAAGAATGTTACGAAATCGGGTGGCAGTTCGCTCGGACGGTCAAAAGCAGAGGGAATACCAATTTGATAGTTAGACGGAATTTAATATGCAGCCCTCAAACTCTCCGCATCACCTGCGTCAAACCTAGACTCGATGGAGGTGCACCTGAGTCCAAGGACGACGACCGGACGTTGAGCTGAGCTTGCCATCAAGAGAACGAAAGAACAAGATCGAAAATGAATGATAAACAAACACTAAACCGAATCAATCGAATAACCTTACAAGGAAGATCACACAGAATCGATCAAAGAAGCTTACAGGGAGACCATCGGAGTATAGGGAGATCACCAGCGAAAAAGCGGAATGCCACAGTGGCGAAGCTCAAAGACGAAGGCACGAAGTGGGGATGATGACGACACAcgcgaggcttataaacctcacgTCGGTCGCTCTCAACCATCCGATCCAAGGTCTCGAAAACCTAGAAGAAGATCTGGCCGTGGAATTTGAAAAGGCACTAATCACGTCAGCAGAGGATATCCGCCTATCTTGTCAGACGTGTGGCGGCaaaaagaagggcacatggcatGCGGTTATCGGACAGCATATAATGCACTTAATTAAAAGGGATGGGTGCGTTCTCGGCTATATTGTCAAGGATTTGCACGGGCTTCGAGAAATATGGATGAAGTCAGTGACGACCGCGCTTGCCCGAAGAAGTGCATTTGGAGAATTCTCAAGTATTGTTGCTCATCGTCCCGCTCGACATAGAGAATGAGTTATTGGACCGATCGTCCATTTGTCATGGTTAGATAACGACCGACCAGCGTTGATTGATGCGCCGATCAGATACTAGGGACCGAGCACTCCGATCGGACGTACAAATCACCAACGAAACCAGttgtccagtcaatcggacttgtagcatccttcgactagatttgaggggTAGGCCTATGATGCGGCGATAAGAGAGAGCTCACCTGTCAAGGGTCAATTGGCACGGtgtcggtcaaagtcaagacggtcaacgccAGGGCTTACAGAAAGAGTTTCAGCTAAAGGTAGTTGTCTAGTTATCCCAGTCGGCAGAGAGTGACCGAGCAGATCATCTGACCGGTCAGATGAATGGCCATCATGGGTCGGTCGATCGAACGGACGAACCCGTAACTGGTTGTTTTGGTCGGGAGGAAAATGAGCTACTTGGACCGCCTGTCTGGCGTAAGGAATGACATTACACAGGAGGAgatgagaaaacaaaagagaatacTCCGTCcatcattaaatatgaagaagtcAAGACAATGAAAAACATTTCATCTATTATTAATGCACGGAagacaaaataaataaatcttcctctggcaattaatatcattaaataagagAAGATGAATGATCATGAAGAAAGGTATCAAAGGGTACGCCAGGTATGAGGAAAGGGAAGaatctatctatttcttgattactcattctctcttcctgattctgacttgagcgtcagagggtcaacgTCAGGAATCCCTTCCCTGATTTGGTTTTATTTTACAGGATCGAGGTCTTCATCCCGTCAGTAGTCGTCCCATCCTCAGCTTTCCAACTTCCCTAATTCGAACAGGatcaaacatatttaaaatatttttttattgcaaTAGCCAAACCTATCAATGAATGGCGGTGCCGGCTTAAGACATAGGTCTATTAAGGGCCCCAATAAAAATTGAGACTCATTCTTTTTAACATTCTAAATTtatttctatttaatttttttataaaaaaaattattcaaattgtGGACAtaatttttaacattttaaatttatttatttttaaatttttttaagaaaatattcatttttgatattaagttatttttaatttatttgaggtagatttttttataattattatttttaattatatgccTTATTTTACCTAATCAACTCTTTACTTTTTAATATCTCTAAAGAAATCTATTGGTGGTCTTGAAACTTTTCTATCTCACATTAGTGTTCCGTGTCCCTTTTTTTTCATCAACGATTTCATACATTTTTTCCTCTCTCGTCGGTAATTTTTCTTCCTCTGTTTCCCTAATAAGAacataataagttttttttatggATACAATGTAAAGAAGAATGCCAgtctttttaaatattttttccttttttaattttcATGAAGTTTTTAATTGTATTGTTTGTTTTGATtgtgttattttttaatgttcttttatctttgtttttctatcttttcttattctcttgttgttTCATTAaccattttttatattttctaaaacagtaagcagaaaattaaattttatataaaaattattttttaaaattaatatttaatttttttaaaaagaaattaaatcCGATCTCAAATCCAAATGAAAAaggatacaacaacaaccaaacattTTCCTATTAAGTGggatcggctgtatgaatccttttacgtcattaagctctatctcctattatatcatcatttatatttaaataaattttattttgttttattattactaaccaaatctttttttggtcttcctcttcctcgtttgatatacatgtttatcataatttcacatcacctaactggagcatttattgatcgtctaagtacatgttcatatcatcttaaacgtgtgtctcagagttttttctcaatagatgcaactccgactttttctctaatgctctcatttcttattttgtccatcctcgtatgtccacacatccaccttaatatcttcatctctgcaactctcatcttctgcttatgtgctcgagtcatagctcaacattcagctccatataacatagcaggtctaactgcgattttatagaacttacctttaagtttaagagatactttacagtcacataaaacactcgattcTCACCTCCATTTTActtatcctgcttgtattctatgtaagacatctctctcaatccctccatcgttttacaaaaatgatcttaGATATTTAAATCTTTCGGTTCCGGACAACTCatcatcttctatcttaacaattgtttcattacttctaatattgctaaacttaaatttcatatattcggTCTTTAATCTATTaagcttaaaatatttttcttctattgtttctcttcaaaattttaatttagtatttactccttcatgtattttatctatcaaaataatatcatctataaataacataaaaaaaaaaaagttaagtaaaaatatttatttttttaaaaaaaatattaaagaccTAAGATAATTTGTTTTTCTTCCCTAGGTGCCTCAGCGATACTTGAGACGGCCCTCGTGAACGGAAAATATCAACAGAAAAAGATCCAaagaaatctaattaatttacaTAACAGAGAAAGGAAATTGTTTGATCTTCATATTTTTATGATGTAATCTCATCGTTTTTTAATAGGATGACATTTTTCATCTTTCTCTTAATGTAGCAAATATGGGATTAATAAGAATTAGCCAGCATTTTCTAGCCAATGGTATGCATCTATCTAAAATGACTAATGTATATCCATTGCAACCACATAGACTTTGCTTCTTGATCTCATAGGGTTAGAATAAAATAAGGGTTTTCCCCTTCCCATATTTTAATATCAAGCTTGTACTCTAGATGCAGTGTGGAAGTCATCTGTAGAGTCTTGTTGATGGCTAGTACTTGAAATATGCTCGCGTTCCACGTAAAAATACACACTACGCTTCCACATAAAACCTCTTATCCATATAAAGCTATATCACCGGTCAAGTTTTATTTCAGTTGACAGACAATATATAGCACTCTTGAATCATAGATCATCACCCAAAACGATAATGTCGTGCTTAACTACATTGATCCACACTAGTAGTACATGAAATGAGTAGTTCCATCTGTCGATCCCAGTGACACTGGTTCTAACTGCGTAGTGATGCTTGAGGCACAGCAGGTAAGCCTAGTCCATCCTCCGCCTGCACAATTTCAAGCAGACTAGTCAGGATACCACAATTATGTGACAAATGGACAAAAAGACACCAAAATGCTAAGATAGCATAATTGCGCAATATCAATTTTCAAGAACAGCTTTCTGGACTTGAATACTACATACGGGCTATAGAGTCGTAACTAAGTCTACAAAATCTCCATTACTCGTGCCATTTTTAATGAAGACATGGGAGTGATTCTCCATTAATTTTTCTTGTAAACATTTACAAGTTCTCTTACATGATTTTACTGAATGATAGATATACCTGGTGGTTTACTCTGTTGGGCACTGCTGAAGCATTGCCCATTGGAGCTACAGGCAAGTTAAGTTCTGCGTCCAGATCAGATTCCTTATCTGGTTGAAGGTAAGATGGAACTGCATCAGACTCCGTCTCTGCTCCCATATCAGCTTCCAAAGCATCTAGCTCTATGTTTATTacccaaaaaaattttaaaaaataacacatTGCAAGTCATTCTAGATTTACAAAATCAATCAATTCAACAAATGGTGAAATGAGCAAATAACATGAAAATTGTATAGGAATGTCATACCACCCATAAGTTCTTCTTCATCAATGTCATCAGGGACATTGTAGCTTCTTCCAAGAGATTCTTGAATCTCTGTGCTGATATCCATCATATCCATCATTTCATCTTGCATACTCTGCATTTCAGAAAATAATTGCATACTTCAAAAACCAAAACACTGTATTTTCAAATCTCTAAATCAAATTGGCTCCTCGAACAATATATGGTAGCAATCTTTAAGCCTACAAGTAAAGGCAACATACATCTATAGCCGAAATATTCACAGTCTTCATCACCCCTTTCAACTCCTTGTTAGCAGTCTTCAATGCTGACATCTAGAGAAGTCATTGTTCTTTTATGTATTAGCAAAAGAAAACATGTTGGAACAATGAAAGTTAGACAAGAGACTTTGTAACATACAGTTTGTTGAGCATCTTTAAGTCCCTCTGTAGCGAAGGCAACTTGATCCAAATTGTATGTCTGGTTATATATCATGTCACGTTGACCATCATACCTGAGCAAAAGCAAGTGGAAATTATCAGGTGATGAGAAAATTGTGCATTTATCCATGCAATATGACAAAATTGATTTATGCAGGAGAGAAATCAGTTCGATATCTATCCAACCAAAAAGGACAGTTCAGAGTCAAAATGTTCTCATTGGATAAAAATTCCACAACATTTCTCAAGATCATCAAAGAGGGATGCCCAGTTGAGATCTTTCAGAAGATCTGCTATTAAACATAGCTAAACAGACATTCTTAGTGCCCATCTCAAAGCCATTTGATGACTGTTGAAGGAGGCAACAACACAATCAAGATCTTCCTATCAAATGTATTAGTTTAGTTGCACTGGGTTGATACAGATCACTAGAAAGTTGCAAAATAACAGTCAAAAAGTTAACCAAAACTTAATCAAGACAAGTAACATGATACTGCCAGCCAATAGCAATACAAAAGGCTACATTACAAACAAGAGGTTTCCTTGTTAAgctaatattccataatttcaaCAACTTCAAG
This window of the Zingiber officinale cultivar Zhangliang chromosome 3B, Zo_v1.1, whole genome shotgun sequence genome carries:
- the LOC121967513 gene encoding vacuolar protein sorting-associated protein 60.2-like, giving the protein MRRVFGAKKDKEPPPTIQDATDRINKRGETVDEKIKKLDAELARYKEQIKKTRPGPAQEAIKARAMRVLKQRRMYDGQRDMIYNQTYNLDQVAFATEGLKDAQQTMSALKTANKELKGVMKTVNISAIDSMQDEMMDMMDISTEIQESLGRSYNVPDDIDEEELMGELDALEADMGAETESDAVPSYLQPDKESDLDAELNLPVAPMGNASAVPNRVNHQAEDGLGLPAVPQASLRS